Genomic segment of Pontibacter liquoris:
AGTGGACAAAGAAGAAACAGAGCGCAAGCGTTCTGAAGAAGAAGGCATCAAGGCTAAGCAGGAAGCTGACGAGCAATAAGACCTTGTTCATATTGCATTCTATCAAACTGAACATTGGGCCAGGCTGCTTCAATGTTCAGTTTGTTTTAGGGCAGTTGAGAGACGTTAGATTTTAGACGTTCTTTTAAATCCCGGAATAAAATTCTTAATTCTTAATTGATAATTCTTAATTATAGAAAGATGGCTATTACAGCACAAGACGTTAACAGACTTCGCCAGGAAACTGGTGCTGGTATGATGGACTGCAAAAAAGCGCTTACAGAAGCAAACGGCGACTTTGAAGCAGCTAAAGATATTCTGCGTAAGCAGGGACAGAAAATTGCCAGCAAACGCGCTGACAACGAAACTTCTGAAGGTATTGTATTAACGCAGGTTACTGCTGATGGCACTTCTGGTAAAGTTGTTGCTATTGCCTGCGAAACGGAGCCCGTATCGAAGGTTGAAGACTTCAGAAACCTGGCACAGGCCGTATTAAATGCTGCTGTTACTACAAACGCTGCTACTAAAGAAGAACTGCTTGCTACGCCTCAGGCTGATGGCCGTTCGCTGCAGGACCACATCACCGACCTGATGGGTAAAATTGGTGAGAAGATCGACGTAGTTTCTTACGAAACAGTAAACGCAGAGAAAGTTGTAGCTTACAACCACTCTAACGGCAAACTGGGTGTACTGGTAGGCCTGAAGAACACCAACGGTACAGACGTTACTGAAGTAGGCAAAGACGTAGCGATGCAGATTGCTGCGATGAAGCCAATCGCCCTTGACAAAGAAGGTGTGGATGCCGCTACTATCGAGCGTGAGATCGAGATCGGCAAAGAGCAGGCACGCCAGGAAGGCAAGCCAGAGGCTATGCTGGAGAAAATTGCACAGGGTAAACTGAACAAGTTCTACAAAGACAACACCCTGCTGAACCAAGAGTTTGTAAAAGACTCTTCGCTTTCTATTGCCCAACTGCTTGACAAAACAAGCAAAGGCTTAACTGTAAGCGAGTTCAAGCGTGTAGCGATCGGCTAAGCGTTATTATAAGTATAAAAAAGGCCCGCATTACTGCGGGCCTTTTTTGTTTTATACCTATGCTGTTAAATTTAATAGCATCGATACCTGGGAGCAAAGTATGCGCAGAACATCTCCAGTAGGGTCAGATCGCGACCTATCCAATTATCCCTGAAAATTTGTCTGAACCAGGATGTACAGGATTTTAGGATTAGCAGGAAATTACGTCTTTATCCCACAGTGGCATTGATTAGCTATTGCGCGGTCAGGCCATGACCCGTCCTTACAAAAGACAATCGTAAAAACTTCATTTCAGCAGCACCGTCCTTACCCGTTCCGCCGCACTGTACTTATAAAGGCATCCCGCATGTCAACAAACCTGTTCATGGCGGCCTCCAGGAAATCTTCGTCGAGCAGGGCTTTGGCCCCTTCGTCGCCGGTTACGTCCATTTCACTGATCTTGTAGGTCTGTTCAAAATCTCCCTTCTCCAGTTTCAGCAGGTACTTGCCATTCCAGGCCAGCAGCGTCACTTTCATGTTCGGGTTGGGGATGTCTGCTACTACTCTCATAGGTATAATGCGCTAAGTTGTTATTGTGCTGATTAATTAGCCAAAGCGGAAGTATAAAATTATACTTCCGCTTTGGCTTTCTGGAAGTCGCAGATTCCGCACTTGTTGCGGAAAATCCTGGTTAAAGGGTCCGTATCTAGGGATACTTACACTTCTGCGGTGTGCCCACAAGATTCTTTCAGAATGATAAAAAAGGAGCCTGCATAAAACATCTTTTGTCCTTCGTCTAAAATTCCTTTGTCAAGAAAGTATAATTGGTAAAGTATAAAGGCCGAAGTATAATCCGCTAACTGCTTGCTTCCATATCGATGCCCATGAGCTGCATGAGCTTGCTGGCGTTAAAGCTACGGCAAATACCGCGCTGTAGTTTATAATCAAAGTCGATCCTGTCGCCGGTGATGGTGCTGTTAAAGCTGTAGTTGTGCACGCTGCCGGGCAGCTCCTGCTCCATTGCGCCCAGTTCCAGGTCGTGGGTAGAGATCAGGCCGGAGGCGTTGCGCTTGTGCAGCTGCCGGATCAGGGCCATGGCGCCTTGGTGGCGGTCGCGGGAGTTAGTTCCTTTCAGGATCTCATCCAGCAGGTAAAAGACCGGCGTGCCCTGCTCGGTGAGCTCCAGCAAAACGCGCAGGCGTTTCAGTTCGGCATAGAAGGAAGAAGTGTTCTCGGCCAGGTTATCCACCGTGCGCATGGCCGTGTAAACCTGTGCCGGGGCAAGTATAAATTCGCGGGCATACACGGGTGCACCGGCCAGCGCCAGCACCATGTTAATGCCGATGGTTCGCAGAAACGTCGTCTTGCCCGACATATTGGAGCCCGTCACCACAATCGTTTGCCCCCGCCCAGCCATTTCGAAGCTGTTGGAAACCGGCGACACCGAAAAGATAAGTGGATGCGCCAGCGCCTCGGCCCGCAGCTCAAACGGTTGCTGGCTTAATTTCGGAACAACATACGCCGGGTGGGCGTGCTGGTAACAGGCGATACTTGCCAGGGCCTCGGCTTCGGCAAGCACTTCAATGGCTTGGTCGAGTTGCGCCAGGTGCTTGTGCTTCCATTGCTCCAGGCGGTGCATCCAGATAAAATCCCATAGCAGCACTGAGTTCAGAAAGAAGCTCATGAGCGTGCTCAGGCGCCAGGAGAAATAATCGATAATAGTGGAAAGCTTGCTGACGGAAGCGGAAACAGGGCCTTTGCCCGTCAGGAGGCCGGCCTGCAACTGCTGTAGCAACACCGCCTGGAAGGGGGCATGCTTTTCCAGGTGCGTTAGCTGCCGCGTGTAGCCCCGCACGGCTTCATACATCTCCATGCTCTTCTCGTAATACACCTCGCGCTCTGCGCGGTATTTATACCCTATTAAGTACTGTGCCAGCAGGAAGAGGGATGGCACGTAGCCGCTCACGCCATAAAACCACGCCGCTATAGCCGCCAGCGTGAGCACGGGCAACCCCCACACGAGCACTTTCATGAACGGATGCTGCCGGTAGAAATCAGGATGCTCTCGCATCCAGGCAGTAAAGGCGGTTGCCGGGGCTGCTGCCTGCTTGTAATGGCGCGGCAGCACCATAAAGGCCTGCACCCAGTCCAGTTGCTGCGTAAGCTCCTGCGCCGCCTCCTGCCGCTGCAACACGGCAGCGGGGCTGGCTGCCTGCTGCAGCCACTGCGCTAGCCGCTGTTTGCCTATACTTGTTACGGCCCTGTTTACCAGCTGGAAAAGCGAGCTGGTACCAAAAATATCCAGGTCGGAGGTATAAGGATGCGCCGGGTTGCTGAACTCGCTGCCGCCATCAAAGGCCTGCAGGCGGCCCTCCAGCCGCTCGCGCTCCTGCAGGTTATATTGGCGCAGCAGCACCAGCTGCTGGTAGTCGAAATCCAGGCGGCTGTGCCAGCGCATCACCACCAGGAAAAGCAGGTAAAAAATACCGATGGCGGCGGTGCCCCAGGTATAGCTACCCGCGTTAAAGAAATAATACGCCAGCCAGGCGCCGGTCAGAAACACCCCTACGCGCAGCCAGGACACAACGCTTGAGCGGGTGCCGGCACTTTTCTCCTGCGCTGCCAAGGCATCGGCGCGTTGCTGGTAAAGCAGCTCTCTTGTTTCGTTCACAAAGTATAGGTTTAAGGGCTTTTATACTTGCCCGGGCGCATCAATGGTGGCAATGCACTTCAGCTCGATGGCAATAGGCGTGGGCAGCCTGTTTACTTCTACCGTGGTGCGGCAGGGCTGGTTGTCTTTAAAATATTCGGCGTAGAGGCGGTTGTAAGTGGCAAAGTCATCCTTCATGTTTGTCAGGAACACGGTTACGTCCACTAGGTTCTGCCAACCCGAGCCGGCATCTTCCAGAATATGGCGTACGTTGCGGAAAACGGAATGGCATTGCGCGGCGATGTCATAAGAGAGGATTTGCCCCTGGCTGTCGAGTTCCACGCCCGGAATGGTTTTGGTGCCACGCTCCCGCGGCCCTACGCCCGACAGAAAAAGCAAATTGCCCACCCGCCGCGCATGCGGATACAAGCCAACCGGCTCCGGGGCGTTAGCCGAATGAAGAGGTTCGTTTTCTGTTGCCATACTTCAAAGATAAACAATCCGGGGATTATCGCTTTGCCGCCGCTAAAACAAAAGAGCCAGCTATTGCCGGCTCCCTGCTCTTCTCAAACAAACAATTATCACAAACACAGTTTTTACTTGGTGAACTTCACGTCGCCATACTTTGAGGTAACGGTTACCGTTCCTTTCGCAGACGATGCGCCAAAATTGCCTTTGTATTCGGCAGACGTATAGTCTTTTTGCAGCGAGGTTATATTCACCAGCGATTTATCTACTTCGAAGTCGGCAAACTGCACATTCACATTAAAGTTGAACGAGGTATTATCCTCAAAATTCAGGGCGATGGGGCTAAAGCCGCTTTCCAGCGAGATGTTGCGGATATTGCGACTCACATTGGTTACTTTCAGCGTACCATACTTTACGTCCAGGTTTAATACCTGCCCCAGGTCGCCAAGCCTGAAATCGCTGAACTTGGAGCTCCCCTGCAGGTCGTTTACCGCCCCCAGGTTAAAATCCGAATAAGACACCTGCAGGTTGCACCCGTTAATAAAGGCACAATTGCCCGAACCATACGCAAGCTTCACGGTATTGCCGCTGCTGCTCAGGCGGTCGGTTTTCAGGGCGCCATACTTCACGGTGATCGCCGCCTTGCCTTTCAGGTCAGCCACGTACACGTCGCCATAGGTATTGCTCACCGTTAGCGGGTTGTTAACCGGCATGTAAACCGTGTAATTTATCTCAAAGCTCTTTTTGGTATTGCCCGTGATCTTCATCGGCGACATTTCTGTTTTAAAGGAAACCAGGTTGTTCTCGCGCAGCTCAATGATCTTGATGTTATCCAGGATTTCCTGCGCTTTGGCATCGGTGCCGGCCCGGGCCGTTACGTTTACCTTTACCTGCATTTCGTTCTTGTTCCAGGTGTTTACCTGCACGTTGCCAAACTTATTATCGATCATCAGCTGGTCGGCACTGGTCACGGTGTAACTCTTATCTACGGATTTGTGCTTTTCAGCATCATAGGCTTTCGTGTCGGGCTGCCCGGGGGTGGTATAGGTGAGCAGCGCCAGCTCCGGCAGCTCGCCGGCCAGGGCCAGCAGGTTACAGTAAGGGTCTTCGTGGGCAGCAGGCACACTGGGGGCCTCCTGGGCCTGGGCCAGCTGCGGGGCAGCAAGGGCCAGCAGCACCGCTACTACTTGTAGAAGTTTATGCATGAGTGGTTTCATCTTTAGCGGGTTCAGTGGTGGGTTGTTTTTGCTTGTCTTCAATCTTCTGAAGCACTTCTAACTGGCGGTTCAGCACCTCGATCCGGATCTGCAGGTTCTGGATCATGGCCTCTACCACACGGTCG
This window contains:
- the tsf gene encoding translation elongation factor Ts, which translates into the protein MAITAQDVNRLRQETGAGMMDCKKALTEANGDFEAAKDILRKQGQKIASKRADNETSEGIVLTQVTADGTSGKVVAIACETEPVSKVEDFRNLAQAVLNAAVTTNAATKEELLATPQADGRSLQDHITDLMGKIGEKIDVVSYETVNAEKVVAYNHSNGKLGVLVGLKNTNGTDVTEVGKDVAMQIAAMKPIALDKEGVDAATIEREIEIGKEQARQEGKPEAMLEKIAQGKLNKFYKDNTLLNQEFVKDSSLSIAQLLDKTSKGLTVSEFKRVAIG
- a CDS encoding MutS-related protein: MNETRELLYQQRADALAAQEKSAGTRSSVVSWLRVGVFLTGAWLAYYFFNAGSYTWGTAAIGIFYLLFLVVMRWHSRLDFDYQQLVLLRQYNLQERERLEGRLQAFDGGSEFSNPAHPYTSDLDIFGTSSLFQLVNRAVTSIGKQRLAQWLQQAASPAAVLQRQEAAQELTQQLDWVQAFMVLPRHYKQAAAPATAFTAWMREHPDFYRQHPFMKVLVWGLPVLTLAAIAAWFYGVSGYVPSLFLLAQYLIGYKYRAEREVYYEKSMEMYEAVRGYTRQLTHLEKHAPFQAVLLQQLQAGLLTGKGPVSASVSKLSTIIDYFSWRLSTLMSFFLNSVLLWDFIWMHRLEQWKHKHLAQLDQAIEVLAEAEALASIACYQHAHPAYVVPKLSQQPFELRAEALAHPLIFSVSPVSNSFEMAGRGQTIVVTGSNMSGKTTFLRTIGINMVLALAGAPVYAREFILAPAQVYTAMRTVDNLAENTSSFYAELKRLRVLLELTEQGTPVFYLLDEILKGTNSRDRHQGAMALIRQLHKRNASGLISTHDLELGAMEQELPGSVHNYSFNSTITGDRIDFDYKLQRGICRSFNASKLMQLMGIDMEASS
- a CDS encoding RidA family protein; protein product: MATENEPLHSANAPEPVGLYPHARRVGNLLFLSGVGPRERGTKTIPGVELDSQGQILSYDIAAQCHSVFRNVRHILEDAGSGWQNLVDVTVFLTNMKDDFATYNRLYAEYFKDNQPCRTTVEVNRLPTPIAIELKCIATIDAPGQV